One window of Quercus robur chromosome 5, dhQueRobu3.1, whole genome shotgun sequence genomic DNA carries:
- the LOC126726599 gene encoding CSC1-like protein ERD4, with the protein MDFSSFLTSLGTSFVIFLVLMLLYTWLSRKPGNTMIYYPNRILKGLGPYKGGSSTRNPLAWIREAMSSTEQDIIDMSGYDTAVYFVFLRTVFGILVLTGIALLPVLLPVAATDDSVKSTAAKTNGTFSDLDYSYMGNVKAKSPRLWAFLIATYWVSFVTYYLLWKAYKHVSGLRAKALLNHEAKLKPEQFAILVRDIPPVPAGQTRQKQVDSYFESIYPKTFYRSMVVTDNKVVNKLWKELEGCKKKLAHAEAVYAQSKKPGKPEGARPTNRIGFLGLIGKKVDSIEYYTKKIKEVTPKLESERKVTLREKQQNAALVFFKSRVIAASAAQSLHSQMVDKWTVSNAPEPRQVIWTNLKIKFYQRQVRQYVVYVIVALTIVFFMIPIGFISAFTTLENLKKYLPFLESIVNLDAIKTVLEAYLPQLALIIFLALLPKFLHFLSKAEGIPSESHVVRASSGKYFYFTVLDVFIGVSVGGTLFGTLKTIEKNPNSIVPLLGNKLPLNATFFLTYVALRFFVGYGLELSRIVPLIIFHLKKRYLCKTEAELKEAWLPGDLKYGTRVPGDMLIATIVLCYSVIAPIIILFGMVYFGLGWLILRNQVLNVYVPSYESYGRMWPHMHNRILAALILHQVTMFGYFGVKKFYYAPFIITLIIPSLIFGFVCHKKFYRFFCDTPLEVALRGSKEIPNNDMELIFKSYIPPSLSSEKTDVVPV; encoded by the exons ATGGATTTCAGTTCGTTCTTGACGTCCTTAGGGACGTCCTTTGTGATATTCCTGGTTTTGATGCTGTTGTACACGTGGTTGTCGAGGAAGCCAGGGAACACCATGATATACTACCCGAATCGGATCTTGAAGGGTTTGGGTCCATACAAAGGAGGGTCCAGTACCCGGAACCCGCTTGCTTGGATCCGGGAGGCTATGTCCTCTACGGAACAGGACATCATCGACATGTCGGGATATGACACTGCTGTCTACTTTGTGTTCTTGAGGACTG TGTTTGGAATCTTGGTTTTAACTGGCATAGCGCTGCTGCCGGTTCTTCTACCAGTTGCTGCCACTGATGATAGCGTGAAGTCTACAGCAGCCAAAACCAATGGGACTTTCAGCGATCTTGACTATTCATACATGGGAAATGTTAAA GCGAAGAGTCCTCGCTTGTGGGCATTTCTGATAGCCACTTATTGGGTTTCATTTGTCACATATTACCTGCTGTGGAAGGCTTATAAGCATGTCTCTGGACTGAGAGCTAAAGCTCTCTTGAATCACGAAGCGAAACTGAAACCAGAACAATTTGCCATTCTTGTTAGAGACATACCTCCAGTCCCTGCAGGTCAAACAAGACAAAAACAGGTTGATTCATACTTTGAAAGTATCTATCCGAAGACGTTTTACAGATCAATGGTGGTCACAGATAACAAAGTG GTGAACAAACTTTGGAAAGAGTTAGAAGGGTGCAAGAAGAAGCTTGCCCATGCTGAAGCAGTATATGCACAGTCAAAGAAACCTGGCAAACCAGAAGGAGCAAGGCCCACTAACAGAATTGGCTTCCTTGGTCTGATTGGTAAAAAAGTTGATAGCATAGAGTACTATACTAAGAAGATTAAAGAAGTAACCCCAAAACTGGAATCGGAACGAAAAGTCACTCTCAGAGAGAAGCAGCAAAATGCTGCTCTGGTCTTCTTCAAGAGCAGGGTGATTGCAGCTTCTGCAGCTCAGAGTCTACATTCTCAAATGGTTGACAAATGGACAGTTTCAAATGCTCCTGAACCTCGTCAAGTGATATGGACTAAtcttaaaatcaagttttatcAGAGGCAAGTACGACAATATGTCGTTTATGTTATAGTGGCCTTGACGATAGTTTTCTTCATGATTCCAATTGGATTTATTTCTGCTTTCACAACACtggaaaatttgaagaaatatcTACCATTTTTAGAGTCAATTGTGAATTTGGACGCGATCAAGACAGTGTTGGAAGCTTACCTCCCTCAGCTTGCActcattatttttttggctttgctGCCCAAGTTCCTTCACTTTCTCTCCAAGGCTGAGGGAATACCCTCTGAGAGTCATGTAGTAAGAGCTTCTTCAgggaaatatttttattttacagtGTTAGATGTGTTCATTGGAGTGTCGGTGGGTGGAACATTGTTCGGTACATTGAAGACCATTGAGAAGAATCCTAACTCTATAGTTCCCTTACTAGGGAATAAACTGCCACTCAATGCGACGTTCTTCCTGACCTATGTGGCCTTGAG GTTCTTTGTTGGCTATGGTCTTGAATTGTCCAGAATAGTTCCTCTAATTATATTCCATTTAAAGAAGAGGTATCTTTGTAAGACTGAGGCTGAGCTGAAGGAAGCTTGGCTTCCAGGAGATCTTAAGTATGGAACTAGGGTTCCTGGTGACATGTTGATTGCCACAATTGTCCTCTGCTACTCTGTTATAGCTCCTATTATTATCCTATTTGGTATGGTTTACTTTGGCCTGGGATGGCTAATTCTTAGAAATCAG GTACTCAATGTTTATGTTCCATCTTATGAAAGCTATGGAAGGATGTGGCCACACATGCATAATCGCATCCTTGCAGCTCTAATATTACACCAAGTTACTATGTTTGGTTACTTTGGGGTGAAGAAATTCTACTATGCACCATTCATAATTACACTCATCATACCGTCCCTGATATTTGGCTTTGTCTGCCATAAGAAATTCTACAGATTTTTCTGTGACACACCTCTGGAAGTTGCTCTCCGCGGTTCAAAGGAAATTCCTAATAATGATATGGAACTAATTTTCAAATCTTACATCCCACCAAGCTTAAGTTCTGAGAAGACTGATGTTGTACCAGTTTGA